A segment of the Streptomyces sp. P9-A2 genome:
CGAGCCGGCCTGCGGGCCTGGCCGACCCGGCGAAGAAGGAGCTCGCCCAGCAGATCCTGGCGAGCGCCGAGAACGCGACGCCGCGCTGGCGCGAGACCTACGGCTCCATCGAGGACGCCGGGGACGGCGACGGTTACACGGCCGGCATCGTCGGCTTCACCACCGGCACCCACGACCTGCTCACCCTCGTCGAACGCTATACGCGCAAGCACCCGGACAACGGCCTGGCGGGGTATCTGCCGGCGCTGCGCGAGGTCGACGGTACGGACTCGCACGAGGGCCTGGACCCGGGCTTCCCGGCCGCCTGGCAGGCCGAGGCGAGGACACCGGAGTTCCGTGCGGCGCAGGAGGCCGAGCGCGACCGGGTCTACTTCGATCCGGCGGTGCGCGTGGCCAAGCTCGACGGCCTCGGCACGTTCGGCCAGTTCGTGTACTACGACGCGATGGTCCGGCGTGGTCCCGACACCGGCCCCGACGGCTTCTACGGCCTGCGGGAGCAGGCCATGCGCAAGGCGAGGACGCCGGGTCAGGGCGGTGGCGAGAAGGAGTTCCTGGAGGCGTTCCTCGACGTGCGCCGCGCGGCCGTGCTGGCGAAGAAGCCGGATGCCGACACGTCCCGGATCGACACCGTCCAGCGCCGGTTCCTGCGGGAGGGGAACCTGGAGCTGTCCACGCCGCTGACGTGGCAGGTGCACGGGGAGAC
Coding sequences within it:
- a CDS encoding chitosanase — translated: MKRSALLLAAVPVVATAVYMLMPAGPEGAAAGDGPSVSASPNAREQTKERAESQSAEDDALVASRPAGLADPAKKELAQQILASAENATPRWRETYGSIEDAGDGDGYTAGIVGFTTGTHDLLTLVERYTRKHPDNGLAGYLPALREVDGTDSHEGLDPGFPAAWQAEARTPEFRAAQEAERDRVYFDPAVRVAKLDGLGTFGQFVYYDAMVRRGPDTGPDGFYGLREQAMRKARTPGQGGGEKEFLEAFLDVRRAAVLAKKPDADTSRIDTVQRRFLREGNLELSTPLTWQVHGETFRVP